GGTTTCCGTGCCTGTATTCCAGCTCCATTGACCGTACGTTCCAATGGAATACACGTTATTCCCGACGCCAACGCCGGGACCGTTATAGTCGTTGGCTGAGGTAAAGAGACTCCCATCCAGTCGAGGGACTGATTCACTGCAGGGCTGATCACTGCAGTTGTCATCTCCGATCAGCGATATCTTATGGCGATGGGCCAGCTGGTAGTGGCGGTTCCGCAGCAGGATGGATTGGGGACCTGAGGCGGAGTAGCGGGTGTCGATATTGCCGGTGGAATAGAACAGCATGGTTTTGGAAGAAGGGGTGTCTGGGAGGGTGAAGTTATAGACCTGTAGCTGAACAGGGATGCTCGCAACAATCAATCCATTTTCCCTCACAGTCAAGGTGCCCAGATAATGACCTGCCGGAGCTGTCTTGGGAATATAGATGTCTCCCCAGATGCTTTGGTTGGCTCCCCCGGTAATGTTGAAATAATTAACCAGTTCGAGCGGCACAGCGATGTCCGGATAATATTTGTTATGGTCGGGCCGGCTGGTCCAGGAGCCGCTGCCGCTGCCACTGCCACTCCAGGGACGCCTCATCCGCTGCGGAATATGCCTCTCATCGTAGGTCTGATAGGACACGATACTTAGCCCATTAATCTTCAGATACCGCACATAGAAGAGTTCGATGTTGCGCCCCACCCAATTGAAGACCCCATCGCCGGTTGTGGCGGAGGAAGTGATCGTAGCCCCGGAGGGGCCGCTCAAACTGTTGAAGGAAACCGTTACGTTAGATGCCGCACTGGAGCCGGCCTCTAAAATGACATTGAAAGCCACCACTTCGTTTCGGGCGCCGAAAATGGAGATGGAGTTTCCATCCCAGACCGAATTTTTGACGTTGGTTCCATGGGTCGCCCGGAGCTCGTCCTGTGTGACCTTATCTTCGCCGTTATTCGCCCAGACAGCGGTAATGGCCGAGGCCGCTTGGACCGGCTGGGCTGACAAACACAAGGAAAGCGTAAGAATGAGATGGGTCGACAACGCCAAAAGTCGTTTCATGGAAGTTATATCCTACCTAAATCAGCTGTGAATTATCTTTGTTTTGGTTTGCGTTGTTTCTGCGGCGGTTTAGGTTTTGCCTCGGTGTTGTCGTCGGAGAAGAGTTGCATCAGTTGTTGATACTCCGGATCATTTTCATCCATTTGATCATGGGTCATGGGCTTGTTTTTGATCGAGCGGGCATCGATCAGGTTTTGCTTGGTGCGTTCAATACCCCCGAAGCGCAGTACAAGGGAGAAGTAATGGGTATTTCCCAGATCTCCGAGCGGCACCCAGGCGTAAGAGAATTCATGGCCGCGGAACAGGAACCCGGTGCCGAGCGTAAAACCAGCGATAACACCGAGTTGTTTGACTGTATCGGTTCGATAGCCAGCCCGGAACAGCATGGCCGGATATGCTTGCCATTGCGCGCCGACACGGAGATTCGCCAAACCGGTTTTCGGATAAACCCCTTCCGCGCTGAATCCCCACCGCGGATTCATCGGATAGGCGGCTCCCAGACGGAACGCCAGCGGTAGAGCGTCTCCTTCGTCCAGAAAGGTCAGTTTGCTGCCGACATTGGTCAAAACCGCGGCCAGTGTTAGTTTATTGGAGAAGCGGAGCATGCTGCCCATATCGATGGCATAAGCGCTGGCTGATACGTCGTCAATTTTGGCTCGAATTGTTTTGGCCGTCATTCCAAATGAAAGTTCACGGGTGATCAATTGCCCGTAAGACAAATTGAAAGCGGAGTAGTAACTGGTGAAATTGCCGGTGGCGACGGGATTATAGGTGTTATCCAGCGTGTACCCGGTCATATCGCCGCTTCCGAGGTATTGGATGGAACCTCCCAGACCGGAACCGGCGCAGTCCAGGCGATCGCGGCAGAGGGCGCGTCGCGGCAGAGGAATGACGAAGCTGGCGTATTCGTAATGGATGGATTCCAGATAGGAAAGGTACTGACCCGCCATTTGGGTGGAATCTAGGAAACCCAACCCACCCGGATTCAATGTGGGGGCATAGGCATTATCCGCCAGCGCACAATAAGCTGCGCCCATGGCTGCTGGTCCGGCTCCAACAGGAATATCCAGAAATGCAGCCCCTTCTGTTCCTGGAGAAGCGTGAGCCGGGACAGAGATCAATAACAGCACAATGAGAGCGATTTGAATGCGTATCAGCATGAGTTTCTTTCCGGATTTCCAGCGTGATTATGATATCAGTGTTTGAACGGCAGAGAGGAACTTCCTATCGAACAATGGCAAACTGTCCCCGTGTCTTTTGCCCATCAGGTGTTGTAACAAGATAGAGATAAATGCCTGAACCGGCTCTGTCCCCTGAATCCGTGGTTAAGTCCCAGGTGGCGGTGGTGTCGGCTATGGGGAGGGTTTTTACGAGATGCCCGGAAACTGTGAAGATTTTAACGGTGCTGCTGAGAGCCAAATTGATAAAGGTAATGGGAGCCCCGGAGTTCCAGTCGGCCCGCCAGGGATTTGGATAGAGGCGTACCGCCGAGAGTTCCGCGGGAACCAGCGTGACATCGGCTTGGGCGGAAGGAGAGACCGCGTTGCTGCTGTCGGTGGCTGTCACGGAAATCAGGTAACGGCCCGGAGTCAGGTCATGCGGCCCCAGATCCGCCATGCCGCTGGCTGTTGAAAAGCTGGCGCTAGCTGCCCGTGCCAGGACTCCGGTCGGTGCCGCCGGGCCGCCGGCCGGGCTTGTTTGCTGGGTAATAGACCAGTTGTAAGCGGTGACGACATGTCCGGGCGGCCCGCTGGCTGAAACGTGTGCATTCACCGGAAGGATGTTGGGAAGTTTCAGGATCGGTGCCGGCAATGTGCCGGCACCCACGACCACGGCGACGGTGTTGCTCGCCCCCGAGTATGTTCCGGAAGAATCCCGGTAGCTGACCGCCGCGGTGTTGAGGATATCCGCCCCGGCCCGCAGGGGGGTTGTCAGTAAAACAACCCCCGCGATGATTTTCCTAATGCCGCTTCGAATGGGACACCTCCGGCTAATTCACTCTGACCTGGAAACTCACCGTGCCGGTCGCGCTGCCGGCGATCGTTCCCAGATTCCAGGTGATGGTATTACTGGAGAGTGTACCACCTCCAGTGATCGAACCGGAAACCAGTGTGGTTCCAGCCGGGACCGCATCGGTTATGACCACAGCCGTGGCATTGCCGGCACCGGTGTTCTGGTACTGGATGGTAAAGGTGACCGTACCGCCGGAAGTCGCCGTGGTCGGCGAGACGCTTTTCTGCAGCACAATCGTCGCGCCCGTGCGGATCGTTAACGTGAGCGTGGCTGAACCTGTCCCGGCGCTGTTGGTCGCGCCAAGTGTCACGGTAAACGTTCCCGCGGCTGTGGGTGTTCCCGAGATCAATCCCGAGTTGGTGTTGATGGAAAGCCCCGCCGGAAGCCCGGTGGCGCCGTAGCTCGTGGGGATATTCGTGCCCACCACTTGATAGCTGAACGCTGTTCCGGCGTCTCCTGTGGCGGTGATGGCGCTTGTGATGACCGGAGGGGTAATGACGGTCGCCGTGTTGCTGGTGGTGTTATAGGAGTTTCCGCTGGCGTCCCTGTAGGCTACTGAAGCGATGTTGGACACATTCGCCCAGGTGAGTCCCGGTAAAGCGAGACAAAGGAACATCGCAATAATTCGATTCATAGCAGTCACCTCATTTTACGTCGTCATCCCCGAATGCTTCTGTCGGGGATCCATGGATTCCCTGCCAGAGACCGCAGGGAATGGCAAATCAAAAACATGCACTAATTGACCCTGGCCTGAAAACTGACGGTGCCGGAAGATCCTCCGGCCACGGTCCCCAGATTCCAAGTAATCGTACCGCCGGAAATCGTGCCGCCTCCGGTGATGGTGCCGCTGATCAATGTCGTGCCGGTTGGAACCACGTCCGTGATGGTGGAGTTGGTCGCATTGCCGGAACCGGTGTTTTGGTACTGGATGAAGAAAGTGATGGTATCGCCGGGCCTCGCGGTGGACGGGGTGGCGCTCTTCTGTAAGACAATCGTGGTAGTGCCGGCGCTTCCCACTGTTAAGGTCAGCGTGGCGGTTCCTGTCCCGGCGCTGTTGGTGGCGCGGAGGGTTACCGTGGAAATCCCCGCGGCCGCGGGGATTCCGGAAATTGTTCCTAAAGACGTGTTAATAGAAAGCCCGGAAGGAAGTCCGGTGGCGCTGTAGCTCGTCGGGCTATTGGTGGCGGTAATCTGGTAGCTGAACGCTGTCCCCACCGACCCTGTCGCGGTCGTAGTGCTCGTGATGACGGGCGGCGAAGCCGGGGGTGCACCGGAGATAATGTTGGCGAGCTGCAGCCGCGCCGCTTCCCAGGCATCGGGATTGGTGGACCAGCTGATGTCGGTGAGAACGTAGGTCGGATCGCTCGGATTGTCTACGCCGTATTCCCATAGGACTTTGGGTACGATCTGGTTGACGATGGTCTGGGTGGCTTGCGGATTAACGGCCGCCGCCATCGTCAGGTAGTCCACATCCTGAATGCCGCGGCGCCAGTATTTCAGGCGCAGGCTGGCGAATGGACCATTTACCCCGTAGGACGATGAGGTGTATACCTTGTCGGTCCCGGGATAAAAAAGGACCCCTTCCCCATTGCCGTAATTCCACCCCGTCTGACCAAGCACGGAATCGGAGGAAGGAGTCCCTCC
The window above is part of the Elusimicrobiota bacterium genome. Proteins encoded here:
- a CDS encoding PorV/PorQ family protein; amino-acid sequence: MLIRIQIALIVLLLISVPAHASPGTEGAAFLDIPVGAGPAAMGAAYCALADNAYAPTLNPGGLGFLDSTQMAGQYLSYLESIHYEYASFVIPLPRRALCRDRLDCAGSGLGGSIQYLGSGDMTGYTLDNTYNPVATGNFTSYYSAFNLSYGQLITRELSFGMTAKTIRAKIDDVSASAYAIDMGSMLRFSNKLTLAAVLTNVGSKLTFLDEGDALPLAFRLGAAYPMNPRWGFSAEGVYPKTGLANLRVGAQWQAYPAMLFRAGYRTDTVKQLGVIAGFTLGTGFLFRGHEFSYAWVPLGDLGNTHYFSLVLRFGGIERTKQNLIDARSIKNKPMTHDQMDENDPEYQQLMQLFSDDNTEAKPKPPQKQRKPKQR
- a CDS encoding T9SS type A sorting domain-containing protein, producing the protein MPAPILKLPNILPVNAHVSASGPPGHVVTAYNWSITQQTSPAGGPAAPTGVLARAASASFSTASGMADLGPHDLTPGRYLISVTATDSSNAVSPSAQADVTLVPAELSAVRLYPNPWRADWNSGAPITFINLALSSTVKIFTVSGHLVKTLPIADTTATWDLTTDSGDRAGSGIYLYLVTTPDGQKTRGQFAIVR
- a CDS encoding putative Ig domain-containing protein, with the protein product MNRIIAMFLCLALPGLTWANVSNIASVAYRDASGNSYNTTSNTATVITPPVITSAITATGDAGTAFSYQVVGTNIPTSYGATGLPAGLSINTNSGLISGTPTAAGTFTVTLGATNSAGTGSATLTLTIRTGATIVLQKSVSPTTATSGGTVTFTIQYQNTGAGNATAVVITDAVPAGTTLVSGSITGGGTLSSNTITWNLGTIAGSATGTVSFQVRVN